Proteins encoded within one genomic window of Pygocentrus nattereri isolate fPygNat1 chromosome 11, fPygNat1.pri, whole genome shotgun sequence:
- the LOC108444532 gene encoding uncharacterized protein LOC108444532 isoform X2, producing MTTVLLILLLTCCAGSLSAQSRIYISVKAGSSAVLPCDWRNKTQSSGERPHIEWRTPSETVFERQGGDQYEGEGYEHRVDVPEDKLLGGDCSLVLKDVRLNDSGPYESYLLERQMRRSLRSKQVFIQAVELSVEDAPEEAAAAESVEVFSLLKQSASSSAQVVCSLSPIIMFIILLNILF from the exons ATGACCACCGTCCTTCTCATCCTGTTACTTACTTGCTGTGCTG GCTCTCTCTCTGCACAGTCTAGGATCTACATATCTGTTAAAGCTGGTTCCTCTGCTGTTCTTCCATGTGATTGGAGGAATAAAACACAGTCGTCTGGTGAAAGACCCCACATTGAGTGGCGCACTCCTTCCGAAACTGTGTTTGAGCGACAGGGTGGGGATCAGTATGAGGGTGAGGGGTACGAACATCGTGTGGACGTTCCTGAAGATAAGCTGCTCGGTGGGGATTGTTCCCTGGTGCTGAAGGATGTCAGACTAAATGATTCAGGTCCATATGAGAGCTACCTGCTGGAGAGACAAATGAGGAGGTCCCTCCGCTCTAAACAGGTTTTCATCCAGGCTGTGGAGCTCTCAGTGGAGG ACGCACCTGAGGAAGCTGCAGCAGCAG AATCAGTGGAGGTGTTTTCACTTTTAAAGCAGTCTGCATCAA GTAGTGCACAAGTggtctgttctctctctccgaTCATCATGTTCATAATCCTTCTAAACATACTCTTCTAA
- the LOC108444532 gene encoding uncharacterized protein LOC108444532 isoform X1: protein MNLNALVSMKCGRKYKGKDKNLSNLSNVSSSEDSLITSSSLLIMTTVLLILLLTCCAGSLSAQSRIYISVKAGSSAVLPCDWRNKTQSSGERPHIEWRTPSETVFERQGGDQYEGEGYEHRVDVPEDKLLGGDCSLVLKDVRLNDSGPYESYLLERQMRRSLRSKQVFIQAVELSVEDAPEEAAAAESVEVFSLLKQSASSSAQVVCSLSPIIMFIILLNILF from the exons ATGAACTTGAATGCACTGGTCAGCATGAAGTGCGGCAG AAAATATaaaggaaaagacaaaaaccTCTCCAATCTCTCCAATGTTTCCAGCTCGGAGGACTCTCTG ATCACGAGTTCTTCATTGTTGATCATGACCACCGTCCTTCTCATCCTGTTACTTACTTGCTGTGCTG GCTCTCTCTCTGCACAGTCTAGGATCTACATATCTGTTAAAGCTGGTTCCTCTGCTGTTCTTCCATGTGATTGGAGGAATAAAACACAGTCGTCTGGTGAAAGACCCCACATTGAGTGGCGCACTCCTTCCGAAACTGTGTTTGAGCGACAGGGTGGGGATCAGTATGAGGGTGAGGGGTACGAACATCGTGTGGACGTTCCTGAAGATAAGCTGCTCGGTGGGGATTGTTCCCTGGTGCTGAAGGATGTCAGACTAAATGATTCAGGTCCATATGAGAGCTACCTGCTGGAGAGACAAATGAGGAGGTCCCTCCGCTCTAAACAGGTTTTCATCCAGGCTGTGGAGCTCTCAGTGGAGG ACGCACCTGAGGAAGCTGCAGCAGCAG AATCAGTGGAGGTGTTTTCACTTTTAAAGCAGTCTGCATCAA GTAGTGCACAAGTggtctgttctctctctccgaTCATCATGTTCATAATCCTTCTAAACATACTCTTCTAA